A genomic stretch from Sulfurimonas sediminis includes:
- a CDS encoding HAD family hydrolase, which yields MQKNIKHIVLDYNGTIAKDGVLKDEVKKLLPLLAQTYTLHVITADTFGSVQNELKDFDLHVKVLQSDNHTVEKEAYVSALHVKECAAVGNGNNDMKMLQKAHIGICVLGDEGCSTKSLLASDIVCKSISEALELFLYPKRLVATLRV from the coding sequence ATGCAAAAGAACATAAAACATATTGTCCTGGATTATAACGGAACAATCGCAAAAGACGGTGTTTTAAAAGATGAGGTAAAAAAACTCCTGCCGCTTTTAGCACAGACATATACTCTACATGTAATCACCGCAGATACATTCGGCAGCGTACAAAATGAGCTCAAAGATTTTGACTTACATGTAAAGGTATTGCAAAGTGATAATCATACTGTGGAAAAAGAAGCCTATGTTTCAGCCTTACATGTAAAGGAATGTGCGGCTGTTGGTAACGGCAACAACGATATGAAAATGCTACAAAAAGCGCACATAGGAATCTGTGTGCTTGGTGATGAGGGCTGCAGTACAAAAAGTTTGCTCGCTTCAGATATAGTCTGTAAGTCTATCTCCGAAGCACTTGAACTGTTTTTGTATCCTAAAAGATTAGTAGCGACGCTTAGAGTATAA
- the selD gene encoding selenide, water dikinase SelD, translating into MMKDIKLTQYSHGAGCGCKISPKLLDTILTTARKTVAYPNLLVGNSSKDDAAAFDLGNGTSVLSTTDFFMPIVDDPFTFGRIAATNAISDIYAMGGKPLMAISIFGWPIDKLEADVAREVIDGGRSVCEEAGIPLAGGHSIDSPEPIFGLAVTGIAKNEHLKRNDTAEIDCELYLTKPLGIGILTTAQKQGKIAEGDIDIAVEAMCTLNKIGAEISALEGVTALTDVTGFGLLGHLSEICEGSNISAVIKFDKVPTLKNVKKYLKMGCIPGGTRRNFESYGNKISPMTQEQQNILCDAQTSGGLLCVVRKDTKEAFLALTKNAGLCLEPIGFTCKASKHLVEVV; encoded by the coding sequence ATTATGAAAGATATAAAACTTACACAATACAGTCACGGGGCGGGTTGCGGCTGTAAAATTTCACCAAAACTGCTTGACACTATTTTAACGACTGCCAGAAAGACTGTTGCTTACCCTAATTTGCTTGTCGGCAATTCCTCAAAAGATGATGCAGCGGCCTTTGATTTGGGCAACGGGACTTCTGTTTTAAGCACGACTGATTTTTTTATGCCTATCGTTGATGATCCTTTTACCTTCGGACGCATAGCAGCCACCAATGCCATCAGTGATATTTATGCCATGGGCGGCAAACCGTTGATGGCAATTTCCATCTTCGGCTGGCCGATTGACAAACTTGAGGCGGATGTGGCACGCGAAGTCATTGACGGCGGTCGCTCTGTTTGTGAAGAAGCGGGTATTCCGCTTGCCGGCGGACACAGCATCGATTCTCCCGAGCCTATATTTGGACTTGCGGTCACCGGAATAGCAAAAAACGAACATCTCAAACGTAACGATACTGCCGAAATTGATTGCGAACTCTACCTTACAAAACCGCTGGGTATAGGCATACTGACAACGGCACAAAAACAGGGAAAAATTGCCGAGGGTGATATAGATATTGCCGTAGAAGCCATGTGTACCCTGAACAAAATCGGCGCAGAAATTTCGGCATTAGAAGGCGTAACCGCGCTTACCGATGTCACAGGTTTCGGTCTGCTTGGGCACTTGAGCGAAATATGCGAGGGAAGCAATATCAGCGCCGTTATAAAGTTTGACAAAGTACCGACACTCAAAAATGTCAAAAAATACTTAAAGATGGGCTGTATTCCTGGAGGCACACGCAGAAACTTTGAGAGTTACGGAAATAAAATCTCTCCGATGACACAAGAACAGCAGAACATTTTGTGCGACGCACAAACCTCCGGCGGACTGCTGTGTGTGGTAAGAAAAGATACCAAAGAAGCCTTTTTGGCACTTACAAAAAATGCAGGGCTTTGCCTCGAACCAATCGGATTCACATGTAAAGCAAGCAAACATCTTGTAGAGGTAGTCTGA
- the mnmH gene encoding tRNA 2-selenouridine(34) synthase MnmH: MSGNITNVTDDFLSIVLNETPLLDVRAPVEFEKGKFINATNLPILNDEERRLVGIRYKEAGNSAAIKLAESLIQNEGKEKRVHLWQDYLKKNPEAKLYCFRGGQRSGIAQEWLKESNIDITRLKGGYKAFRNFLMQQSEDISAITPTLILGGRTGSGKTILLNKLQNAIDLEGVAHHRGSSFGSFVNAQPSQIDFENNLAYRLIQFHHKNFTHLVLEHESHNIGRTFIPKPVYDNFMQGELVLLQTPIEVRALITYEEYVLGALKEYALQYGEEGPKKWAQNVQSGLKRIQKRLGNQLYRQLAQLFDKAYSQDTQAEAKTFYLEWIALLLERYYDPMYDYQIKKSPLPVVFEGNTIDVLHFLQHQS, from the coding sequence TTGTCCGGTAATATTACAAATGTAACAGATGATTTTTTGTCTATTGTTCTCAATGAAACACCTCTTCTTGATGTCCGCGCCCCTGTTGAGTTTGAAAAAGGGAAGTTTATCAATGCCACAAATCTGCCTATACTTAATGATGAAGAACGCAGACTTGTCGGTATACGGTACAAAGAGGCCGGAAATAGCGCAGCCATAAAGCTGGCCGAGTCTCTTATTCAAAATGAGGGAAAAGAGAAAAGAGTCCACCTCTGGCAAGACTACCTCAAGAAAAATCCCGAGGCAAAGCTTTACTGTTTCAGGGGAGGTCAACGCTCAGGGATTGCACAGGAGTGGCTCAAAGAGAGCAATATTGATATTACCCGGCTCAAAGGCGGGTACAAGGCTTTTCGCAATTTTTTGATGCAACAGAGTGAAGACATCAGTGCGATAACACCTACCCTCATTTTGGGAGGCAGAACAGGCTCGGGAAAAACCATTCTTTTGAATAAACTGCAAAATGCCATTGATCTTGAAGGTGTTGCGCATCATCGGGGTTCTTCCTTTGGCAGTTTTGTCAATGCACAGCCTTCACAGATTGATTTTGAGAACAATCTTGCCTACAGACTCATACAGTTTCATCATAAAAATTTTACCCATCTTGTTTTGGAGCATGAAAGCCATAATATCGGCAGAACATTTATCCCAAAACCCGTATATGACAATTTTATGCAGGGAGAGCTTGTATTGTTACAGACTCCGATTGAGGTTCGCGCACTCATAACCTATGAGGAGTATGTTCTTGGCGCACTCAAAGAGTATGCATTACAATACGGAGAAGAAGGTCCCAAAAAATGGGCACAAAATGTGCAATCAGGGCTCAAAAGAATCCAAAAACGTCTGGGTAACCAGCTTTACAGACAACTTGCACAACTTTTTGACAAAGCTTATTCCCAAGATACCCAGGCAGAGGCAAAAACATTCTATTTGGAGTGGATTGCCCTGCTCCTTGAAAGATATTATGATCCGATGTATGACTACCAAATCAAAAAAAGTCCCTTGCCTGTTGTTTTTGAGGGAAATACCATTGATGTGTTGCACTTTTTACAACATCAGTCATGA
- a CDS encoding ribonucleoside triphosphate reductase — translation MVEYILKRDGSYKQFFSYKIEDAIKKAFLSENVDFDEAVYIKVIQRLEAKRIVAVEDIQDIIEKELYKAKYFDVMRSFILYRHLHKLQREKAIEDDTTYIHSTQTIEEYISGSDWRIKANSNTGYSSAGLVNNTAGKVIANYWLDKIYSKEEGYAHRNGDYHIHDLDCLTGYCAGWSLRVLLDEGFNGVRGRVESDAPKHFREALGQMANFLGILQSEWAGAQAFSSFDTYLAPYLFKDQLSYKEVKKNIRSFIYNLNVPARWGQSPFTNITIDWNVPDDLKDQIPTCKQEHLFKNISDTGLRFKALQRGVSSLTEMTYKHFQKEMHIINKAYYEVMTEGDKTGQPFTFPIPTVNITEDFDWYGENTDLLFENTAKIGSSYFQNFIGSQYKRDKNGELIANEAAYKPGHVRSMCCRLQLDLRELLKRGGGLFGSAEMTGSIGVVTINMARLGFLHKGNMESLLQRLDELMEYAKSTLEKKRVFIQEMYDRGLFPYTKRYLPGFRNHFSTIGVNGMNEMILNFTGGAYDISSTQGIDFATEILDHIRKRMVEFQEETGNLYNLEATPAEGTTYRFAKEDKKRYGDKIIQAGMDENIYYTNSSQIPVGLTDDPFEALTLQDELQTKYTGGTVLHLYMQERLSSTEACRRLVRNVITNFRLPYITVTPLFSICPKHGYLSGEHEYCPKCDEALIQEYENKQKEAS, via the coding sequence ATGGTAGAATATATTTTAAAGCGAGACGGTTCCTACAAACAATTTTTCTCTTACAAGATAGAAGATGCCATCAAAAAAGCTTTTTTAAGTGAAAATGTAGATTTTGACGAAGCGGTATATATCAAAGTCATTCAAAGACTTGAGGCAAAACGGATTGTTGCTGTTGAAGATATACAGGACATTATAGAAAAAGAGCTGTACAAAGCAAAATATTTCGATGTTATGCGCTCTTTTATACTCTACAGACATCTTCATAAACTTCAAAGAGAAAAAGCCATTGAAGACGATACTACCTATATTCATTCGACACAGACTATAGAAGAGTATATCAGCGGAAGTGACTGGAGAATAAAAGCAAACTCAAATACAGGCTACTCCAGTGCCGGTCTTGTAAACAATACAGCAGGCAAAGTGATTGCCAACTACTGGCTTGACAAAATTTACTCAAAAGAAGAGGGGTATGCGCATAGAAACGGGGACTATCACATACACGATTTGGACTGTTTGACGGGTTATTGTGCCGGCTGGAGTCTGAGGGTTCTTCTGGATGAAGGATTTAACGGAGTAAGGGGAAGAGTAGAGAGTGATGCACCAAAGCATTTCAGAGAAGCGCTTGGGCAGATGGCGAACTTTTTAGGCATTTTGCAGAGTGAATGGGCCGGCGCACAGGCCTTTTCGTCTTTTGACACCTATCTGGCGCCTTATCTTTTCAAAGATCAACTTTCATACAAGGAGGTAAAAAAAAATATTCGCAGTTTCATATATAACCTAAACGTACCCGCTCGATGGGGACAATCACCTTTTACAAATATCACTATAGACTGGAATGTTCCTGATGATTTGAAGGATCAGATTCCAACATGTAAGCAGGAGCATCTTTTTAAAAATATTTCAGATACCGGGTTAAGATTCAAAGCACTGCAGAGGGGAGTTTCATCCCTCACAGAGATGACCTATAAACATTTTCAAAAAGAGATGCACATCATCAACAAAGCTTACTATGAGGTTATGACAGAGGGAGACAAAACCGGTCAGCCTTTTACATTTCCTATACCTACCGTCAATATTACAGAAGATTTTGACTGGTACGGTGAAAATACAGATTTGCTGTTTGAAAACACGGCAAAAATTGGCTCCTCCTACTTTCAAAATTTCATAGGGAGCCAATACAAACGTGACAAAAACGGAGAACTCATAGCCAATGAGGCAGCCTACAAACCGGGACATGTCAGAAGTATGTGCTGCAGACTACAGCTTGATTTAAGAGAATTGCTTAAACGAGGCGGTGGTCTTTTTGGCAGTGCGGAAATGACAGGCAGTATAGGGGTTGTCACTATAAATATGGCAAGGCTGGGCTTTTTGCACAAAGGCAATATGGAGTCACTCCTGCAGCGTCTTGATGAACTCATGGAGTATGCAAAGTCTACTTTGGAGAAAAAGCGTGTTTTTATTCAGGAGATGTATGACAGGGGACTTTTTCCCTACACTAAAAGATATCTGCCAGGGTTTAGAAACCACTTTTCTACCATCGGAGTCAACGGAATGAATGAAATGATTTTGAATTTTACCGGAGGTGCCTATGACATCAGTTCCACACAGGGCATTGACTTTGCCACTGAGATATTAGACCACATAAGAAAAAGAATGGTCGAGTTTCAGGAGGAAACAGGCAATCTTTACAACCTTGAAGCCACACCGGCGGAGGGAACAACCTACCGCTTTGCCAAAGAAGACAAAAAAAGATACGGTGACAAAATCATACAGGCCGGTATGGATGAAAACATCTACTATACCAACTCTTCACAGATTCCTGTAGGACTTACCGATGACCCTTTTGAGGCACTGACCCTGCAGGATGAACTGCAGACGAAATACACGGGCGGAACGGTGTTGCACCTTTACATGCAGGAGCGTCTGAGCTCAACCGAAGCCTGCCGCAGGCTGGTCAGAAATGTCATTACAAATTTCAGACTGCCCTATATTACGGTAACACCGCTGTTTTCCATTTGTCCAAAACACGGCTATCTCTCCGGAGAACACGAATACTGTCCAAAATGTGACGAAGCACTGATACAAGAATATGAAAATAAACAAAAGGAAGCATCATGA
- the nrdD gene encoding anaerobic ribonucleoside-triphosphate reductase, which produces MKKNEILELVKEQRQKCIVYTRVMGYHRPVESFNIGKTGEHRQRKQFKE; this is translated from the coding sequence ATGAAAAAAAATGAAATTTTAGAATTAGTCAAAGAACAGAGACAAAAATGTATAGTATATACACGCGTTATGGGTTATCATCGACCTGTTGAAAGTTTTAACATAGGAAAAACCGGTGAACACAGACAACGCAAACAGTTTAAAGAGTAA
- a CDS encoding anaerobic ribonucleoside-triphosphate reductase activating protein translates to MNTDNANSLKSKKCIYDITKFTHLDYPDHLACIVWFGGCNMRCDFCYNKEIVFAKEGSYSMEDVLKFLQTRVSLLDAVVLSGGEASSYALTDFCKAIKKLGFLIKLDTNGTNPLHVKELLDLNLLDYVALDYKAPKYKFTPVTHSGKFHEFSQTLDLLIRSGIDFEVRTTLHTDLLTEDDINCILSDLKTRGYTNAYYIQEFVEAKSTVGGVQKPSKPFNKSLLKSNFPVIWR, encoded by the coding sequence GTGAACACAGACAACGCAAACAGTTTAAAGAGTAAAAAATGCATTTATGACATCACAAAGTTTACCCATCTGGACTACCCTGATCATCTAGCCTGCATCGTATGGTTTGGCGGGTGCAATATGCGCTGTGATTTTTGCTACAACAAAGAGATAGTCTTTGCAAAAGAAGGCAGCTACAGTATGGAAGATGTGCTGAAGTTTTTACAGACAAGAGTCTCTTTGCTTGATGCTGTCGTCCTCTCAGGCGGAGAAGCCTCTTCCTATGCCCTCACTGATTTTTGCAAAGCAATCAAAAAACTCGGATTTTTAATCAAACTTGACACCAACGGTACAAACCCTTTACATGTAAAGGAACTCCTCGATCTAAATCTGCTTGATTATGTCGCACTGGACTATAAAGCCCCGAAATATAAATTTACACCTGTGACACACTCCGGCAAATTTCATGAATTCAGCCAAACACTTGACCTGCTTATCCGCAGTGGTATTGATTTTGAAGTCAGAACCACACTCCATACCGATTTACTCACTGAAGATGACATCAACTGCATTCTGTCAGATTTAAAGACAAGGGGCTACACGAATGCCTATTATATTCAGGAGTTTGTCGAGGCAAAAAGCACTGTAGGCGGAGTGCAAAAACCTTCAAAACCTTTCAACAAATCTCTCTTAAAAAGCAATTTTCCTGTAATTTGGAGATAA
- a CDS encoding PAS domain-containing sensor histidine kinase: MLEQYKEAIEKSNIISKTDVEGIITFVNEEFCKISGYSKEELIGKNHNIVRHPDVATSVFKKLWETIKAKKTYKATVKNRAKDGTTFYVNTTVIPILDKDNNIEEFVAIRYDVTKEVFYKKSLEQKEKELQELNENLEKRVQEKTQELKELNETLELRVQEEIAKNEQKQKVMFWQSRLASLGEMLANIAHQWRQPLTELSLTLFSLKKAALNNEEEEVQNLYDESKAIIQNMSTTIDDFTNFFKPTKQKHYFKIADSINESLNILEKIIIKEMISVHTEFEDVEILGISNELTQVIINLIQNSKDAFLQSSVLIKEIYIRVKKEKDFALIEFSDNAGGIKEKEIYKIFEPYFTTKHSSSGTGLGLFMSRMICEQGLNGSIDVKSKNGSTTFSIKIPLQNKEKRA, translated from the coding sequence ATGTTAGAACAGTATAAAGAAGCGATTGAAAAAAGCAATATTATCTCTAAAACCGATGTAGAGGGCATCATTACTTTTGTCAATGAGGAGTTTTGCAAAATTTCCGGCTATTCAAAAGAGGAGCTTATAGGAAAAAACCACAATATTGTCAGACATCCTGATGTTGCAACCTCTGTGTTTAAGAAACTGTGGGAGACAATCAAGGCAAAAAAAACATACAAGGCTACGGTCAAAAACAGAGCAAAAGACGGGACAACTTTTTATGTCAATACCACTGTCATTCCCATCCTTGACAAAGACAATAATATTGAAGAGTTTGTGGCGATTCGTTATGATGTTACAAAAGAGGTGTTTTACAAAAAGAGTCTCGAGCAAAAAGAAAAAGAGCTGCAGGAACTCAATGAAAACCTTGAAAAAAGGGTGCAGGAGAAGACACAGGAACTCAAAGAACTCAATGAAACACTTGAGCTTCGGGTGCAAGAAGAGATAGCCAAAAACGAACAAAAGCAAAAAGTGATGTTTTGGCAGTCACGGCTTGCAAGTCTGGGCGAAATGCTTGCAAACATAGCCCATCAATGGAGACAACCGCTCACAGAACTCAGTCTGACACTCTTTAGTCTAAAAAAAGCAGCGCTGAACAACGAGGAAGAGGAGGTGCAGAATCTGTATGATGAGAGCAAGGCGATTATACAGAATATGTCGACAACGATTGATGATTTTACCAACTTTTTCAAACCGACAAAGCAGAAACACTATTTCAAAATAGCAGACAGCATCAATGAATCATTAAATATTTTAGAAAAAATTATAATCAAAGAGATGATCAGTGTGCATACCGAGTTTGAAGATGTGGAAATTTTAGGCATTTCAAATGAACTGACACAGGTGATTATCAATCTTATCCAAAATTCAAAAGATGCTTTTTTACAGTCGTCTGTTTTGATCAAAGAGATATATATACGTGTAAAAAAAGAAAAAGATTTTGCACTTATAGAGTTTAGTGACAATGCCGGCGGTATCAAAGAAAAAGAGATATATAAAATTTTTGAACCCTATTTTACAACCAAGCACTCCTCCTCGGGTACAGGACTTGGGCTGTTTATGTCAAGAATGATTTGTGAACAGGGCTTAAACGGTTCCATAGATGTAAAATCCAAAAACGGTTCTACAACCTTCAGTATAAAAATCCCACTGCAAAACAAAGAGAAGAGAGCATGA
- a CDS encoding response regulator transcription factor: MRNKFLKSLKVLFVEDEEKLSLLLKNAIGDHFHSFLLAKDGDEGLHIYKKVFPDIVITDIMMPNKSGLEMAQEIKRINPQSKIIILSAFSDVEKLLGAIDTGVVKYFIKPFDPDEVLEYILSLETSIGKKLLNFLDGFVFNKTTNSLYKNNRYIALSKKELLFLQALVKNYEENRGVLEYAAIKSMIWKEEVSDERLRTFIRRFREKTSKEFLINVKGLGYQIASSQ, translated from the coding sequence ATGAGAAATAAATTTTTAAAAAGTCTGAAAGTTTTATTTGTTGAAGATGAAGAAAAGCTTTCACTGTTGCTGAAAAATGCTATCGGAGATCATTTTCACAGTTTTTTACTGGCAAAAGACGGCGATGAGGGCTTACATATATACAAGAAAGTTTTTCCAGATATTGTGATCACCGATATTATGATGCCAAACAAAAGCGGACTAGAAATGGCACAGGAGATCAAACGCATAAATCCACAGAGCAAAATTATAATACTGAGCGCTTTTAGTGATGTGGAAAAATTGTTGGGTGCGATAGATACCGGGGTAGTCAAGTACTTTATCAAACCTTTTGATCCGGATGAGGTTTTAGAGTATATTCTCTCGCTGGAAACAAGCATCGGTAAAAAGCTTTTAAATTTTTTGGACGGATTTGTATTTAATAAAACTACCAACAGTCTCTACAAAAACAACAGATATATCGCACTTTCAAAAAAGGAACTTCTGTTTTTACAGGCCTTAGTCAAAAACTATGAGGAGAACCGAGGTGTTTTGGAGTATGCAGCAATCAAAAGTATGATTTGGAAAGAAGAGGTCAGTGATGAAAGATTAAGAACATTTATAAGGCGCTTTAGAGAAAAAACCTCCAAAGAGTTCCTTATAAATGTAAAAGGACTGGGCTATCAGATAGCGTCTAGTCAATAG
- a CDS encoding NAD(P)H-dependent oxidoreductase, which produces MQNKFMDAMNFRHACKIFDETKKISEEDMLFILECGRKSPSSFGMEAWKFLVITNEELKAKLRPACWNQVQITSCSHLVVILAGIESLKPESGEVKKRFSRRDMPQESLDMYMDLYAKHLKKTLSSDENIYCWSARQTYIAAANMMTGAAYIGIDSCPIEGFEKEKVEEILELDTKKFQLAMVLPFGYRLNPQPEKIRLPFDEVVEFIL; this is translated from the coding sequence ATGCAAAACAAATTTATGGATGCGATGAACTTTCGCCACGCATGTAAGATTTTTGATGAAACAAAAAAAATAAGCGAGGAAGATATGCTCTTTATTCTCGAATGCGGACGCAAATCACCCTCCTCTTTCGGTATGGAGGCCTGGAAGTTTCTGGTCATTACCAATGAAGAGTTAAAAGCCAAGCTCAGACCGGCATGCTGGAACCAGGTGCAAATCACGTCCTGTTCCCATCTCGTTGTTATTCTTGCCGGCATTGAGAGTCTCAAACCGGAATCAGGTGAAGTCAAAAAAAGATTTTCAAGACGTGATATGCCACAGGAATCACTTGATATGTATATGGACCTCTATGCAAAACATTTGAAAAAAACACTCAGCAGCGATGAAAATATTTACTGCTGGAGTGCAAGACAGACCTATATAGCTGCTGCCAATATGATGACTGGCGCTGCATATATAGGCATAGACTCCTGCCCGATAGAAGGTTTTGAAAAAGAAAAAGTTGAAGAAATACTTGAACTGGACACAAAAAAGTTTCAACTCGCGATGGTACTTCCTTTTGGCTACAGACTCAACCCTCAGCCCGAAAAAATCAGACTGCCGTTTGATGAAGTGGTAGAATTTATACTCTAA